Proteins from a genomic interval of Planctomycetota bacterium:
- the raiA gene encoding ribosome-associated translation inhibitor RaiA yields MHVLITTRHIEASPEQKAYAEQKANKLLTFYDRIQEIEVVIEEAQPVGFHIEMLVNAEHNNNFVANSRSDKIEKCVDECYQKLERQLTEHKERHRNRKHTGAGESIRHQPV; encoded by the coding sequence ATGCACGTTCTCATCACGACCCGTCACATCGAAGCTTCTCCCGAGCAAAAGGCGTACGCGGAGCAGAAGGCCAACAAGCTCTTGACCTTCTACGACCGCATCCAGGAGATCGAGGTGGTCATCGAGGAGGCTCAGCCCGTCGGCTTCCACATCGAAATGCTCGTCAACGCCGAGCACAACAACAACTTCGTCGCCAACAGCCGAAGCGACAAGATCGAGAAGTGCGTCGACGAGTGCTATCAGAAGCTCGAGCGTCAGCTGACCGAGCACAAGGAGCGGCACCGCAACCGCAAGCACACCGGTGCCGGCGAGTCGATCCGCCACCAGCCGGTCTGA
- a CDS encoding PTS sugar transporter subunit IIA has product MIQLNGLFTRDSIVVDLDAEDRDAATAELVHKLVDAGRLSADAAVDVLAALTEREKQGSTGFGKGVAVPHAKHAVVPEMMGAIGVSKAGIDFNSLDAKPVRTIVLLLSPADRSREHLDAMQTVFKVLQQDLLRRDLAEATSVDAVLHVLRQADGVPA; this is encoded by the coding sequence ATGATCCAACTCAACGGCCTGTTCACGCGTGACTCGATCGTCGTCGACCTCGACGCCGAGGATCGCGATGCGGCAACCGCCGAACTCGTCCACAAGCTCGTCGACGCCGGCCGGCTCTCCGCCGATGCCGCCGTCGATGTGCTGGCAGCGCTGACGGAGCGCGAAAAGCAAGGCAGCACCGGCTTCGGCAAAGGCGTGGCCGTCCCGCACGCCAAGCACGCGGTCGTCCCCGAGATGATGGGTGCGATCGGCGTGAGCAAGGCCGGCATCGACTTCAACAGCCTCGACGCCAAGCCCGTCCGCACGATCGTGCTGCTCCTGTCACCGGCCGATCGAAGTCGCGAGCACCTGGACGCAATGCAGACGGTGTTCAAAGTGCTGCAGCAGGATTTGCTGCGTCGCGACCTCGCCGAGGCGACGAGCGTCGACGCGGTCCTGCACGTGCTGCGGCAGGCCGACGGAGTCCCGGCGTGA